A genomic window from Macaca thibetana thibetana isolate TM-01 chromosome 16, ASM2454274v1, whole genome shotgun sequence includes:
- the LOC126938954 gene encoding uncharacterized protein FAM215A-like — MVSLWVGGTFPPPDFGLAHVTCTSHGMKQKRKPASSKPTSEDALGGFAGPVRFHLHPEALLWCSRCFFSLGPEGTEPPGRSAGLQGAAERSGRPSVEAQAQAC, encoded by the coding sequence ATGGTTTCGTTGTGGGTGGGGGGTACTTTCCCGCCCCCTGACTTCGGGCTTGCCCACGTGACTTGCACTAGCCATGGAATGAAGCAGAAACGAAAGCCTGCCAGTTCCAAGCCCACGTCTGAAGACGCCTTAGGCGGTTTCGCGGGCCCCGTGCGCTTCCACCTTCACCCAGAAGCCCTTCTCTGGTGCAGCCGCTGCTTCTTCAGCCTCGGCCCAGAAGGAACGGAGCCCCCTGGCCGATCCGCAGGCCTTCAGGGAGCCGCAGAGCGCAGCGGCCGGCCCAGCGTTGAAGCCCAAGCACAGGCCTGCTAG